A region from the Vicia villosa cultivar HV-30 ecotype Madison, WI linkage group LG3, Vvil1.0, whole genome shotgun sequence genome encodes:
- the LOC131660713 gene encoding pentatricopeptide repeat-containing protein At4g33170-like: MHLHHRLRPTSTLKKPLTQRLHSHSHSHSHPPSLPPQWFSILRHAIAQSDLLLGQRTHARILTSGQTPDRYLTNNLITMYAKCSSLSSARKLFDITPDRDLVTWNAVLAAYAHTGELPEGDRAHEAFHLFRLLRQSVVLTTRHTLSPLFKLCLLHGSHPASETLHGYAVKIGLQWDVFVAGALVNIYAKFGRIREARVLFDRMPVRDVVLWNVMMKAYIEMGIGDEALVLFSAFHRSGLRPDCISVHTILMGFGKKTVFERELEQVRAYATKLNMCDDDSDVVVWNKTLSLCLQAGEAWEAIDCFRDMIKLSVPCDSLTFLVILSVVASLNHLELGKQIHGAVMRLRWDQFVSVANSVINMYVKAGSVYYAISMFGQMKEVDLISWNTVISGCALSGLEEYSLRLFVDLLRSGLLPDQFTIASVLRACSSLEESYCLGRQVHTCALKTGVVLDSFVSTALIDVYSRSGKMEEAELLFHNRDGFDLASWNAMMHGYIVSDNYHEALRLFGLMHACGEKADQITLANAAKASGCLVGLQQGKQIHAVVIKMRFDLDLFVISGILDMYLKCGDMESARKIFSEIPSPDDVAWTTMISGCVENGQEEYALFTYHQMRLAGTQPDEYTFATLVKACSLLTALEQGRQIHANVMKLNCAMDPFVMTSLVDMYAKCGNIEDAYGLFRRMNTKSVALWNAIIVGLSQHGNANEALNFFNEMRSRGVTPDRVTFIGVLSACSHSGLISDAYETFYSMQKNYGIEPEIEHYSCLVDALSRAGRIQEAEKVVSSMPFEGSATMYRTLLNACRVQGDKETGKRFAEKLFTLEPSDAAAYVLLSNIYAAADQWENAVSARNMMKRVKVKKDPGFSWVDIKNKVHLFVAGDRSHEETDLIYNKVEYVMERIKEEGYVPDTEFTLVDIEEEDKESALYYHGEKLAIAYGLMKTPPSTTLRIIKNLRVCGDCHNAIKYISKVFEREIVVRDANRFHHFRSGICSCGDYW; the protein is encoded by the coding sequence ATGCATTTGCACCACCGTTTGCGACCCACTTCCACTCTCAAGAAACCACTCACCCAACGCCTTCACTCCCATTCCCATTCCCATTCACACCCTCCCTCTCTTCCTCCTCAATGGTTTTCCATCCTCCGCCACGCCATCGCCCAATCCGATTTACTCCTCGGACAACGCACTCACGCCCGCATTTTAACTTCCGGCCAAACCCCCGACCGTTATCTAACCAACAACCTCATCACCATGTACGCCAAGTGCTCCTCTCTTTCTTCCGCACGTAAACTGTTCGACATAACGCCTGACAGAGACCTCGTCACTTGGAACGCTGTTCTGGCCGCGTATGCTCATACCGGAGAGCTTCCCGAGGGAGACAGAGCTCATGAAGCCTTTCATCTTTTCCGTCTTCTCCGTCAATCCGTTGTGCTCACCACTCGTCATACTCTGTCACCTCTCTTCAAGTTATGCCTCCTCCATGGTTCTCACCCCGCTTCTGAGACTCTTCATGGTTATGCTGTTAAGATTGGGTTGCAATGGGATGTTTTTGTCGCTGGTGCTTTGGTTAATATATATGCTAAGTTTGGAAGGATTAGAGAGGCGCGTGTTTTGTTTGATAGGATGCCTGTTAGGGATGTGGTGTTATGGAATGTGATGATGAAGGCTTATATTGAAATGGGTATTGGAGATGAAGCGTTGGTTCTTTTCTCTGCGTTTCACAGAAGTGGACTGCGTCCGGATTGCATCAGTGTTCATACTATTCTCATGGGGTTTGGTAAAAAAACTGTTTTTGAAAGGGAGTTGGAGCAGGTTCGAGCTTATGCAACTAAGTTGAATATGTGtgatgatgattctgatgttgTTGTTTGGAACAAGACTTTGTCTTTGTGTCTCCAAGCAGGTGAAGCGTGGGAAGCTATTGATTGCTTTAGAGATATGATCAAATTGAGTGTACCATGTGATAGTTTGACTTTTCTTGTGATCCTCTCTGTGGTTGCCAGTTTGAACCATCTTGAACTGGGAAAGCAGATTCACGGTGCTGTTATGAGGTTGCGATGGGATCAATTTGTCTCTGTTGCGAATAGTGTTATTAATATGTATGTTAAGGCTGGTTCTGTTTACTATGCAATAAGTATGTTTGGTCAGATGAAAGAAGTGGATTTAATATCATGGAACACTGTCATATCTGGTTGTGCTTTGAGTGGTTTAGAGGAGTATTCCTTAAGGTTGTTCGTTGATTTATTACGGAGTGGACTGTTGCCGGATCAATTCACCATTGCGAGTGTTTTGAGGGCTTGCTCCTCTCTTGAAGAAAGCTACTGTCTTGGTAGACAGGTTCATACTTGTGCTTTAAAAACTGGGGTTGTCTTAGATTCATTTGTTTCAACAGCTCTAATTGATGTCTATTCTAGGAGTGGAAAGATGGAGGAGGCTGAGCTTCTTTTTCATAACCGAGATGGATTTGATTTAGCATCTTGGAATGCTATGATGCATGGGTATATAGTGAGTGATAACTATCATGAAGCCTTGAGGCTATTTGGTCTAATGCATGCATGTGGAGAGAAAGCTGATCAGATTACTCTGGCGAATGCGGCTAAAGCTTCTGGGTGCTTGGTGGGGCTTCAACAAGGGAAGCAAATTCATGCTGTTGTTATAAAAAtgagatttgatttagatttgttTGTAATCAGTGGTATTCTAGACATGTATCTAAAATGTGGAGATATGGAAAGTGCACGTAAAATATTCAGTGAGATTCCTTCGCCAGATGATGTTGCTTGGACCACTATGATTTCAGGGTGTGTGGAAAATGGGCAGGAAGAGTATGCTCTTTTTACATACCATCAGATGAGACTTGCTGGGACGCAACCAGACGAGTATACCTTTGCTACCCTTGTGAAGGCTTGCTCTCTTTTAACAGCACTAGAACAAGGGAGGCAGATTCATGCAAATGTTATGAAGTTGAACTGTGCTATGGATCCTTTTGTGATGACCTCACTTGTTGACATGTATGCCAAGTGTGGGAATATAGAAGATGCATATGGTTTATTTAGAAGAATGAATACTAAGAGTGTTGCCTTGTGGAATGCCATAATAGTAGGATTATCTCAGCATGGAAATGCCAACGAAGCTCTCAactttttcaatgaaatgagATCTAGGGGTGTAACGCCAGATAGAGTTACTTTCATTGGGGTCCTTTCTGCCTGTAGTCATTCCGGCTTGATATCTGATGCCTATGAAACTTTTTATTCTATGCAGAAAAACTATGGAATTGAGCCTGAGATTGAACACTATTCTTGTCTCGTTGATGCCCTTAGTCGTGCGGGGCGCATACAAGAAGCCGAGAAGGTGGTATCGTCAATGCCTTTTGAAGGTTCTGCAACAATGTATAGAACATTGCTTAATGCTTGTAGGGTTCAGGGAGACAAAGAGACTGGAAAACGCTTCGCAGAAAAGCTTTTTACCTTGGAGCCATCTGATGCAGCGGCTTATGTTCTCTTATCGAATATTTATGCGGCTGCTGACCAATGGGAAAATGCAGTGAGTGCTAGGAATATGATGAAAAGAGTAAAAGTAAAGAAGGATCCAGGGTTTAGTTGGGTAGATATAAAAAACAAGGTGCATTTATTTGTTGCTGGGGATAGATCACATGAAGAAACTGATTTGATATATAATAAGGTGGAGTATGTTATGGAGAGGATCAAAGAAGAAGGATATGTCCCTGATACAGAGTTTACACTTGTTGatatagaagaagaagataaagagAGTGCTTTATATTATCATGGTGAAAAGCTAGCAATAGCTTATGGGCTCATGAAAACTCCACCATCAACCACATTGAGGATAATTAAAAACCTTAGAGTGTGTGGAGATTGCCATAATGCAATCAAGTATATATCAAAGGTTTTTGAGAGAGAGATTGTTGTGAGAGATGCAAATCGATTCCATCATTTCAGGAGTGGGATATGCTCTTGTGGTGATTACTGGTGA